From the genome of Miscanthus floridulus cultivar M001 chromosome 10, ASM1932011v1, whole genome shotgun sequence, one region includes:
- the LOC136486370 gene encoding disease resistance protein RGA2-like — MAVVLDALASYLQDMLLEMAKEEVHLLLGVPDEIKKMGMKLGDLKRFLADADKRDISDQSVKSWVRELRNAMYDATNILDLCQLKAMEQGRSCDMGCFNPLLFCMRNPLHAHDIGNCIKSLNERLDDIEKRSKTFNFINLASYEDNTKKVESSLRARRETTGGDELGVVGEKIEEDTRNLVDLLTKKDKNVHEHKNVMVYAIVGVGGIGKTTLAKKIFNHDSIKQEFQKRIWLSVNQEFSDVDLLERAITGAEGNHQAPRNTKDTLEQSLKEAVEGCKTLLVMDDVWDHHAWEMVLEPPLINSLARGSRVLVTTRHDTVARGMIAEVPYHHVDKLEEEDAWSLLKKQVVGNENNDEPKVDALKDIGTSIIAKCDGLPLAVKVIGGLLRQKNIRRSDWKNVLNDSTWSVSQMPEELNYAVYLSYQDLHPKLQSCFLHYALLPKSVLFGYDRIVAMWIGEGFVHGNSRDIEVLGKEYYDQLIARNLLEPDPRYVDNAVCNMHDVVRSFAQYLTRDEALIAHKTETGHTNNINPQNVIRLSLKSKESESNELEWSSLQAHISLRTLILVGETKINPGDSLSSFPCLRTLHIEDGNFDALSESLVQLKHLRYLCLVGTDTSRLPEKIAKMKFLQCIDLSRCKSLMKLPVGIGKLQQLTYLSLGASGIKNIPRGFGGLTNLRKLWGFPAHVEGDWCSLEELGPLNQLMRLRIHGLENVSSSSFAIKARLGEKVHLSHLCLQCTSGRNRWVKQEEHRLVKQEEQQQIEKVFDELCPPPCLENLEINGYFGQRLPKWMTSTPIVPLGCLRILFMEDLPYCTELPDSLCQLPSLEFLQIISAPAIKHVGPEFLLPHHHEHPGALVNFGSDLKIQVDGCPSLERISNLPNLQNLVIIECPELQVLEGLPALHRLTLEDYDMKTLPGYLKDVNPRDLLLDCDVSLLASIAKGKSRPEWDKCSHIKQVRAYANDDDNNIRRKWYVKYTRDSFSLKTNISLSADASWDETEEVLLDKVAQVWREFIVEQQRE; from the exons ATGGCGGTGGTACTGGATGCTTTAGCATCCTACCTCCAAGACATGTTGTTGGAGATGGCTAAAGAAGAGGTGCATCTGCTCTTAGGTGTTCCCGATGAGATAAAAAAGATGGGGATGAAGCTTGGGGACCTTAAGAGGTTCCTCGCCGATGCTGACAAGAGGGACATCAGCGACCAGAGTGTGAAATCATGGGTGAGAGAGCTTAGGAATGCCATGTATGATGCTACCAACATCCTTGATTTGTGCCAGCTCAAGGCGATGGAACAGGGTCGAAGCTGTGATATGGGCTGCTTCAATCCCTTGCTCTTTTGTATGAGGAATCCTCTCCATGCTCATGACATCGGTAATTGCATAAAAAGTCTTAATGAGAGGCTAGATGACATTGAGAAGCGTAGCAAAAccttcaacttcattaaccttgcaTCTTATGAGGACAACACAAAAAAGGTAGAATCCTCGCTTCGCGCTAGGCGTGAGACAACAGGGGGGGATGAGTTAGGTGTGGTTGGTGAGAAGATTGAGGAGGACACAAGAAATCTTGTGGATTTGCTCACGAAGAAGGACAAAAATGTACATGAACACAAAAATGTTATGGTTTATGCTATTGTGGGAGTAGGAGGGATTGGCAAAACCACCCTTGCCAAGAAGATCTTTAATCATGACTCCATCAAACAAGAGTTTCAAAAGAGAATATGGTTGAGTGTCAATCAAGAATTTAGCGATGTTGATCTATTAGAGAGAGCAATCACTGGAGCAGAAGGAAACCATCAAGCACCAAGAAACACAAAGGACACACTAGAGCAAAGCCTTAAGGAAGCCGTGGAGGGGTGCAAGACCTTATTGGTGATGGATGATGTTTGGGACCACCATGCATGGGAGATGGTGCTCGAGCCTCCATTAATAAACTCACTTGCTCGTGGAAGTCGTGTTCTCGTAACAACGAGACATGACACGGTCGCTCGAGGCATGATAGCAGAGGTGCCCTACCACCATGTCGACAAACTAGAAGAAGAAGATGCCTGGTCTTTGCTCAAGAAGCAG GTGGTTGGAAATGAAAACAATGATGAACCAAAGGTTGATGCATTGAAGGACATTGGAACGTCGATTATAGCAAAATGTGATGGTTTGCCTCTCGCAGTCAAAGTAATAGGAGGCCTTCTCCGCCAGAAAAACATAAGGCGAAGCGACTGGAAAAATGTCCTAAATGATTCTACATGGTCAGTATCTCAAATGCCTGAAGAGCTAAACTATGCAGTATACCTTAGCTATCAAGATTTGCACCCAAAGTTGCAGTCTTGCTTTCTGCACTACGCCCTCCTCCCCAAGAGCGTATTGTTCGGGTATGACCGTATTGTTGCCATGTGGATTGGGGAAGGATTTGTTCATGGAAACTCACGTGATATAGAAGTATTAGGAAAAGAGTACTATGACCAGCTAATAGCTAGGAACCTTCTAGAGCCAGATCCAAGGTATGTGGACAATGCAGTTTGCAATATGCATGATGTTGTTCGCTCATTCGCTCAGTATTTGACTAGAGATGAAGCATTGATAGCTCACAAAACTGAGACTGGCCATACCAATAACATTAACCCACAAAATGTTATTCGGTTATCACTAAAATCCAAAGAATCAGAGTCAAATGAGCTAGAGTGGAGTTCTCTACAAGCACATATATCACTGCGAACACTTATTTTAGTTGGGGAAACAAAGATCAACCCAGGTGATTCACTGTCATCTTTTCCTTGTTTGCGGACCCTACATATAGAAGATGGAAATTTTGATGCATTGTCTGAATCTTTGGTCCaactcaaacacttgaggtatttGTGTCTAGTTGGCACTGACACATCTAGGCTGCCAGAAAAAATAGCCAAGATGAAATTCTTACAGTGCATTGACCTTTCTCGTTGTAAAAGTTTGATGAAGCTTCCTGTTGGCATTGGAAAGTTACAGCAGCTGACGTATCTAAGCCTTGGTGCCTCAGGTATAAAAAATATACCCAGGGGTTTCGGCGGCCTAACTAATTTGAGGAAATTATGGGGGTTTCCAGCCCATGTGGAGGGTGATTGGTGTAGTTTGGAAGAATTAGGACCTCTTAACCAGCTCATGCGTCTTCGTATACATGGCCTGGAGAATGTATCTTCTTCCTCATTTGCTATAAAAGCCAGGCTTGGTGAAAAGGTGCACCTCAGCCATCTGTGCTTACAGTGCACTAGTGGACGTAATCGGTGGGTGAAACAGGAAGAGCACCGGTTGGTGAAACAGGAAGAGCAGCAACAAATCGAGAAGGTGTTTGATGAGCTCTGCCCTCCGCCTTGCTTAGAAAATCTTGAAATCAATGGGTACTTTGGTCAACGACTTCCAAAGTGGATGACGTCGACACCAATTGTGCCCCTTGGATGCTTGAGGATTCTATTCATGGAAGACTTGCCTTATTGCACGGAGCTACCCGACAGCCTGTGCCAGCTCCCCAGCTTGGAGTTCCTACAGATTATAAGTGCCCCAGCCATCAAGCATGTTGGGCCAGAGTTCTTACTACCACACCATCATGAGCACCCAGGCGCTTTGGTAAACTTTGGTTCTGATTTGAAAATTCAGGTGGATGGATGTCCTAGCCTGGAGAGGATCAGTAACCTACCAAATTTGCAGAACCTCGTGATCATAGAGTGCCCAGAGTTGCAGGTACTAGAGGGTTTGCCTGCACTTCATAGACTCACACTGGAGGACTACGACATGAAAACACTCCCTGGATACTTGAAGGACGTAAACCCAAGGGATTTACTTCTAGACTGTGATGTCTCACTGCTCGCTTCCATAGCTAAAGGAAAATCTAGGCCTGAGTGGGACAAGTGCAGTCATATCAAGCAGGTTAGGGCATATGCAAATGATGACGACAACAACATTCGAAGGAAGTGGTACGTGAAGTACACGAGAGATTCTTTCAGCTTGAAGACAAACATCAGCCTCTCTGCCGACGCTTCAT GGGATGAAACAGAGGAGGTGTTATTGGACAAAGTGGCGCAAGTTTGGAGGGAATTCATCGTGGAACAACAGAGGGAGTaa